GAGGATGATCTGCACGCTCGCCACGTTCGGCCGGGCGATCGCGGTCAGCGCCTCCGCGCAGGTCTCCACGCTGACCCCGTACGCGGCGATGCGCTCCTCCTCGACGAGGGTGTCCAGGGCGTCGTACACCTCGTCGCTGGAGTAGACGGGGGTCGGCGGACAGTGCAGCTGCACCAGGTCGACGACGTCCACGCCGAGGTTGCGCCGGGAGCGGTCGTTCCACTCACGGAAGTTGTCGAGGACGTAGTTCTGCGGGATCTGCTCGACCCGGCGGCCCATCTTGGTGGCGATCAGCACGTGCAGGTCGGGGCGGCCGCGCAGGAACCCGGCGATGGTCTCCTCGCTGCGCCCGTCGCCGTAGACGTCCGCGGTGTCGAAGAACGTCACCCCGGACTCGGCCGCCGCCTCCAGCACCGCGAGGGCTTCCTTGTCGTCGACGTCCCCCCAGTCGGCGCCCAGTTGCCAGGTGCCGAGGCCGACCACCGACGCGTGCTGATCCGACCTGTCGAAAGTGCGCTCGTCCATGGCGACAGTCTGTCACCCGGAGCGCTCCCGCACCGCGCCGGGACCTGCCGTGGCGGCCTGCCTAGTCGCGCGCGGCGAGACTCCGCGCCTGGACCGTCCGCGCGATCCTGGGTCCCAGCCAGCGCTTGAGGCGGCGCAGTGCCTCCAGTCGGCCGGCCGCCCGGTCGAGCCGGTGGTAGAGCCGGGGCGGGACGTACGGCAGCAGGGGCGAGTGGCGCTGGCCGAGCAGCGCGAACATGTGCTCCGGGGGGAGGCCGATGTAGCGGGGCAGGTTCTCGTACCACTGCGCGCTGAGCCGGGCCGCGCTCTGCACCGGCAGCAGGGCTTCCCTGCGTTCCCGCTCGTAGTGGGCGAGGGCCTCGGGGAGGGTCGCCCGTTCGCGCAGTGCGGCGGACAGGGCCATGGCGTCCTCCAGGGCGAGCGTGGTGCCGGCGCCGATGGAGTAGTGCGTGGTGTGGGCGGCGTCGCCGAGCAGGACGAGGTTGTCGCGGTGCCAGGTGCGGTTGGTGAGGGTGCGGAAGGTCTGCCACGAGCCGCCGGCGCCGGCCGCGGACCGTCCGGTGAGCGGGTGGCCGTCGAGGACGTCGGCGAAGAGCTTCTCCAGCACGGTCAGGGCCTCGGCCTCGTCGGCCCCGTCCAGCCCC
This region of Streptomyces ambofaciens ATCC 23877 genomic DNA includes:
- a CDS encoding aldo/keto reductase, which gives rise to MDERTFDRSDQHASVVGLGTWQLGADWGDVDDKEALAVLEAAAESGVTFFDTADVYGDGRSEETIAGFLRGRPDLHVLIATKMGRRVEQIPQNYVLDNFREWNDRSRRNLGVDVVDLVQLHCPPTPVYSSDEVYDALDTLVEEERIAAYGVSVETCAEALTAIARPNVASVQIILNPFRMKPLREVLPAAREAGVGIIARVPLASGLLSGKYTRDTVFAANDHRNFNRHGEAFDQGETFSGVDFATGVEAAAEFAALAPEGYTPAQLALRWIIQQPGVTTVIPGARSPEQARANTDAARLPELSEETLTAIRDLYDRRIKDQVESRW